In the genome of Candidatus Microbacterium phytovorans, one region contains:
- a CDS encoding XRE family transcriptional regulator, translating into MPPTALELSTLGHRIRHQRVAHGYTLDELGAIVGVAGSQLSLIENGKREPKLSLLQAIASATGTDVTDLLSTEPPNRRAALELELERAQTSPVFRRLGIPPLRVTRTMTDETIESVLALHRELHRREREAIATPEEARRANTELRLRMRERGNYLGDIEKLAEKQLKSAGHVSGALTHRTVSIMAEQLGFELIYANDLPHSARSVTDLENGRIYLPPASIPGGHGLRSMALQAMAHRLLGHTPPTDYADFLQQRLEINYYAACCLMPETASVAFLAQAKKDRNLAVEDFRDAFGVTHEAAGMRLTNLLTEHFGIRLHFLRVDGSGAISRVYENDELPLPMDVTGSVEGQIVCRKFAARSSFGEQNRTTEQYQYTDTPAGTFWCSSQTGSTSDGEFSITVGVPFDDARWFRGRETQKRAVSTCPDESCCRRPDADLTQRWQGKAWPSARVHMQMFSPLPRGAFPGVDDGEVYAFLDRHAQG; encoded by the coding sequence ATGCCGCCCACCGCGCTCGAACTGTCGACCCTCGGCCACCGCATCCGTCACCAGCGCGTCGCGCACGGGTACACGCTCGACGAACTCGGCGCGATCGTCGGCGTGGCCGGCAGTCAGCTGAGCCTCATCGAGAACGGCAAGCGCGAACCCAAGCTGTCGCTCTTGCAGGCCATCGCCTCGGCCACCGGCACCGACGTGACCGATCTGCTCTCCACCGAGCCCCCCAACCGGCGCGCGGCCCTCGAACTCGAACTCGAGCGGGCGCAGACCAGTCCCGTCTTCCGCCGCCTCGGCATCCCTCCCCTCCGCGTCACCCGGACGATGACCGACGAGACGATCGAGTCGGTGCTCGCCCTGCACCGCGAACTGCACCGCCGCGAGCGCGAGGCCATCGCGACGCCCGAGGAGGCGCGCCGCGCCAACACCGAACTCCGCCTGCGGATGCGGGAGCGGGGCAACTACCTGGGCGACATCGAGAAGCTGGCCGAGAAGCAGCTCAAGTCGGCGGGCCACGTGTCGGGGGCGCTCACGCACCGGACGGTGAGCATCATGGCCGAGCAGCTGGGCTTCGAGCTGATCTACGCGAACGACCTGCCCCACTCGGCACGCTCGGTCACCGACCTCGAGAACGGACGCATCTACCTGCCGCCGGCCTCGATCCCCGGCGGGCACGGCCTGCGATCCATGGCGCTGCAGGCGATGGCCCACCGCCTCCTCGGCCACACCCCTCCCACCGACTACGCCGACTTCCTGCAGCAGCGGCTCGAGATCAACTACTACGCGGCGTGCTGCCTCATGCCCGAGACGGCGTCGGTCGCCTTCCTCGCGCAGGCCAAGAAGGATCGCAACCTCGCCGTCGAAGACTTCCGCGACGCATTCGGCGTCACCCACGAAGCGGCGGGGATGCGGCTCACGAACCTGCTGACGGAGCACTTCGGCATCCGTCTGCACTTCCTCCGCGTCGACGGCTCGGGCGCCATCAGCCGCGTGTACGAGAACGACGAGCTGCCGCTGCCGATGGATGTCACCGGTTCGGTGGAGGGGCAGATCGTGTGCCGCAAGTTCGCGGCGAGATCCTCGTTCGGCGAGCAGAACCGCACCACGGAGCAGTACCAGTACACCGACACCCCGGCGGGCACGTTCTGGTGCTCCAGCCAGACGGGCAGCACCTCCGACGGCGAGTTCTCGATCACCGTGGGCGTGCCGTTCGACGACGCGCGGTGGTTCCGCGGACGCGAGACGCAGAAGCGCGCGGTGTCGACCTGCCCCGACGAGAGCTGCTGCCGCCGGCCCGACGCCGACCTGACGCAACGCTGGCAGGGCAAGGCGTGGCCGAGCGCCCGCGTGCACATGCAGATGTTTTCGCCGCTCCCCCGCGGCGCCTTCCCCGGTGTCGACGACGGCGAGGTGTACGCCTTCCTCGATCGTCACGCGCAGGGCTGA
- a CDS encoding ABC transporter C-terminal domain-containing protein codes for MTDPRLDPGAGDPGALRAWAEDRHARAERLARTSTDVVDAIATASGAAWTGAAHDAFVREIDTALPELDVLIDSFRATGDVLAPYADIIDGIKDEQHALTRHRARLIDERDDAVLRWRSATAELHAPEVAFTDAAERTERLHAELRTLDRELEAVEERWDALVVRRRRADADCAAALQSRDVRGALFAALRDGGDARSPRGLLRLLGTLSASDLRALAAAHPDLCDQLLGLPPTEVAAWWAGLAGDPDQQARLIEHLPVVIGALGGLPAAVRIAANRFFAIAYAAFRRRQRREATHRWDRPQGRVPHMPPAPVDAPRLADDRELDYLDRVGRGEVQLYLYRPDQEHIIEVFGDPDTADVLLTFMPGTNTTMDSFYSSTRREGITALTRWQVENPPTNVSVSGLVVKQGDFPQLDDWWSRGPHHNWFARPLGRAYANLTAELDVVTGGKPIVSSEHSFGSAPAGEAEQRGAHFAARYTLAGIGMTAGWEPRDGTRYFAAQGPADINRHLDDHEALGFGYDVTPTAQSGFTEIDTGLPEAGWIGPLSVISPPAATFAGISIGVDQHNKILVADLAANGPVMWSLRQTLKEAAE; via the coding sequence GTGACCGACCCGCGCCTCGATCCCGGCGCGGGCGATCCGGGCGCGCTGCGGGCGTGGGCCGAGGACCGCCATGCGCGTGCGGAACGGCTGGCGCGCACCTCGACCGATGTGGTCGATGCCATCGCCACGGCCTCGGGGGCGGCCTGGACGGGCGCCGCACATGACGCGTTCGTCCGTGAGATCGATACGGCGCTCCCCGAGTTGGACGTGCTGATCGACAGCTTCCGAGCCACCGGCGACGTGCTCGCGCCCTACGCCGACATCATCGACGGGATCAAAGACGAGCAGCATGCGCTCACCCGCCACCGCGCGCGGCTGATCGACGAGCGCGACGACGCGGTGCTGCGGTGGCGGAGCGCCACGGCAGAACTGCATGCTCCGGAGGTCGCGTTCACGGATGCCGCGGAGCGAACCGAGCGGCTACACGCCGAACTGCGCACCCTCGACCGCGAACTCGAAGCAGTCGAGGAGCGGTGGGACGCGTTGGTCGTGCGGAGGCGGCGCGCGGATGCCGATTGCGCCGCCGCCCTCCAGTCCCGCGATGTGCGAGGCGCCCTGTTCGCGGCGCTGCGCGACGGCGGCGATGCCCGCAGCCCCCGGGGGCTCCTTCGACTGCTCGGCACGCTCTCGGCATCCGACCTGCGCGCGCTGGCGGCCGCGCACCCCGACCTCTGCGATCAGCTCCTGGGACTGCCGCCCACGGAGGTCGCCGCCTGGTGGGCGGGCCTGGCGGGCGACCCGGATCAGCAGGCGCGCCTCATCGAGCACCTTCCCGTCGTGATCGGCGCGCTCGGCGGACTCCCGGCGGCGGTGCGGATCGCCGCGAACCGCTTCTTCGCGATCGCGTACGCCGCCTTCCGGCGCCGGCAGCGCCGCGAAGCGACACATCGGTGGGACCGCCCGCAGGGGCGGGTGCCCCACATGCCACCGGCCCCGGTGGACGCGCCGCGCCTCGCCGACGATCGGGAGCTCGACTACCTCGACCGCGTGGGCCGTGGCGAGGTGCAGCTCTACCTCTACCGCCCCGACCAGGAGCACATCATCGAGGTGTTCGGCGACCCCGACACGGCCGATGTGCTGCTCACCTTCATGCCGGGCACCAACACGACCATGGACTCGTTCTACAGCTCGACACGGCGCGAGGGGATCACGGCGTTGACGCGCTGGCAGGTGGAGAACCCGCCGACCAACGTGTCGGTTTCGGGTCTCGTCGTCAAGCAGGGCGACTTCCCTCAACTCGACGATTGGTGGTCGCGAGGGCCGCATCACAACTGGTTCGCCCGCCCGTTGGGCCGGGCGTATGCGAATCTCACCGCAGAACTCGACGTGGTCACCGGCGGTAAGCCGATCGTCAGCAGCGAGCATTCCTTCGGATCTGCCCCGGCGGGCGAGGCGGAGCAGAGGGGCGCGCACTTCGCGGCGCGGTACACGCTGGCCGGGATCGGGATGACAGCGGGCTGGGAGCCGCGGGATGGCACGCGGTACTTCGCCGCCCAGGGTCCGGCCGACATCAACCGGCATCTCGACGATCACGAGGCTCTCGGGTTCGGCTACGACGTCACGCCGACCGCACAGTCGGGCTTCACCGAGATCGACACCGGCCTACCCGAGGCGGGATGGATCGGCCCGCTCTCCGTCATCTCCCCGCCGGCCGCCACTTTCGCGGGCATCTCCATCGGGGTCGACCAGCACAACAAGATTCTCGTGGCGGATCTGGCGGCGAACGGACCGGTGATGTGGTCGCTGCGGCAAACGCTCAAGGAGGCTGCCGAATGA